In Hamadaea flava, a genomic segment contains:
- a CDS encoding carbohydrate ABC transporter permease gives MSASSVANKRPAVISRAAGRRYRAAGPGSTPASIPARAAKGLLLLIACAVVVMPFIAVVSTSLADDRQVSQAGGLVLWPERPSFDAYRAIFAGGVVSRALLVSVGITVVGTLLSLACTTLLAYALSRPGSFGSKPLLMMVLFTLLFTPGMIPSYLMVKELHLLNSYWALIVPALINGFNVVVMRSFFLDLPQELLDAARIDGAGEWQMLRRVVMPLSKAVIAVVGLFYAVAYWNNYFSALLYISDATKWPVQLVLRTYVVDGSTIGVDSSQITGVIPPPQQSLQMAILVVSLLPIVVLYPFLQRHFAKGILIGAVKG, from the coding sequence GTGAGCGCGAGCTCGGTGGCGAACAAGCGGCCGGCGGTGATCAGCCGGGCCGCCGGACGGCGGTACCGCGCGGCCGGTCCGGGTAGCACCCCCGCGTCGATACCCGCCCGCGCCGCCAAGGGACTGCTGCTGCTGATCGCCTGCGCAGTCGTGGTGATGCCGTTCATCGCGGTGGTCTCCACCAGCCTGGCCGACGACCGGCAGGTCAGCCAGGCCGGCGGACTGGTGCTGTGGCCGGAGCGGCCGTCGTTCGACGCGTACCGGGCCATCTTCGCCGGTGGCGTGGTGTCCCGGGCGCTGCTGGTGTCCGTCGGCATCACCGTCGTCGGCACGCTGCTCAGCCTCGCCTGCACCACCCTGCTGGCGTACGCGTTGTCCCGGCCGGGCAGCTTCGGCAGCAAGCCGCTGCTGATGATGGTGCTGTTCACCCTGCTCTTCACGCCCGGCATGATCCCCAGCTACCTGATGGTCAAAGAGCTGCACCTGCTCAACTCGTACTGGGCCCTGATCGTCCCGGCGCTCATCAACGGCTTCAACGTCGTGGTGATGCGGTCGTTCTTCCTGGACCTGCCGCAGGAACTGCTCGACGCGGCGCGCATCGACGGCGCCGGCGAGTGGCAGATGCTGCGCCGGGTGGTCATGCCGCTGTCCAAGGCGGTGATCGCCGTGGTCGGACTGTTCTACGCCGTCGCCTATTGGAACAACTATTTCTCGGCGCTGCTCTACATCAGCGACGCCACCAAGTGGCCGGTACAGCTGGTCCTGCGCACGTACGTGGTCGACGGGTCCACCATCGGGGTCGACAGCAGCCAGATCACCGGCGTGATCCCGCCACCGCAGCAGTCCCTCCAGATGGCCATCCTGGTGGTCTCGTTGCTGCCCATCGTCGTGCTCTACCCCTTCCTGCAACGCCACTTCGCCAAGGGCATCCTGATCGGTGCCGTGAAAGGCTGA